The following proteins are encoded in a genomic region of Lytechinus variegatus isolate NC3 chromosome 7, Lvar_3.0, whole genome shotgun sequence:
- the LOC121418459 gene encoding isthmin-like: MAMNITSSWPYLLPLAIFVMTCWAIVIPGLVAPLQIHLQRRAVPESTTDSHLNVRDKNRDAQPQKPRLGSTERTRMATTVSDNFLSNQNDRTSGKTSRKLNSQIERTSTVKNLVLSKPVNDKETNREAIVTQSYAEGFVGWDDGIRTDVTSQSDLSIDMDEYYTYDYDDYPMDDDEEEEEEEEDIDLVMEMRSKKDANTMRTEELRSLQRLAELATLSNPDLGFVNLITPNPDLDITIEVVTDDDDDEAAAEIDNRLPGDDRPSRPRPPPPSPQSEHRGRDSGRRKGKGRKNHQNRNNNRGNQKPSRPSENTNSNTSSSFDMTLFHLIRHTGYLDGENDESSAAGFGGWSSWSSCSSPCGGGKRERTRPCGLQCRTTERQECNKHICSGSSLTSESENDFDASELPSATRSNQGFVINQGFTIDVVDEIADTIDSSDFDSCEEWMQCRSEKLVSYLSRLDDLPSCPCHFPTNNAIVDPQQGREFHWIQQDPEAARLDIYKPTASSCIQSVRSYRSTSLASQQCCYDANQRLITRGQGAGTPQLITAQISRELHYKIDILPWIICKGDWTKYNRIRQPNNGRECEEIPDLQTFLSQVEEARDF, from the exons ATGGCGATGAACATTACGTCCTCATGGCCGTACCTACTCCCTCTAGCCATCTTTGTAATGACCTGCTGGGCCATAGTGATCCCGGGACTAGTCGCTCCTTTGCAG ATTCATCTTCAGAGGAGAGCTGTTCCAGAGAGCACCACAGACTCGCATTTAAACGTTCGAGACAAAAACCGCGATGCCCAACCCCAAAAGCCCAGGTTAGGTAGCACAGAACGTACGAGAATGGCCACGACAGTCAGTGATAACTTTTTGTCGAACCAAAACGACAGAACTTCAGGGAAAACCAGTAGAAAATTAAATAGTCAAATCGAAAGGACGAGCACCGTGAAAAATTTAGTTTTATCTAAACCTGTGAATGACAAAGAGACGAACCGCGAAGCCATTGTGACGCAATCGTACGCGGAAGGGTTCGTGGGATGGGATGACGGGATAAGAACAGACGTGACGTCACAATCAGATCTTTCTATTGATATGGATGAATATTATACATATGATTACGATGATTATCCTATGGATGATgacgaggaggaggaggaggaggaggaagacaTAGATTTAGTTATGGAGATGCGGAGCAAGAAAGACGCAAATACCATGAGGACAGAAGAGTTGAGATCTCTCCAAAGATTAGCTGAGCTTGCGACCCTCTCAAATCCAGACTTGGGATTTGTTAATCTTATCACGCCTAATCCGGACCTCGATATCACCATTGAGGTGGTGActgatgacgacgatgacgaaGCGGCGGCTGAGATCGATAACCGGTTGCCGGGTGACGATCGCCCATCGAGACCACGGCCACCTCCTCCTTCGCCCCAGTCTGAGCATCGAGGGAGGGACTCAGGGAGAAGGAAGGGCAAGGGGCGAAAAAATCACCAAAATCGGAACAATAACCGTGGAAATCAGAAGCCGTCACGTCCATCGGAAAATACCAATAGCAATACCTCAAGTTCCTTTGATATGACGCTCTTTCACCTTATCAGACACACCGGATATCTGGACGGCGAAAATG atGAGTCTTCAGCAGCTGGGTTCGGTGGGTGGAGCTCGTGGTCATCGTGCTCCTCACCATGCGGCGGAGGAAAACGAGAACGAACTCGACCTTGTGGGTTGCAGTGCCGTACTACAGAAAGACAGGAGTGCAATAAACACATATGCTCTG GGTCCTCCCTGACGTCAGAATCAGAGAACGATTTCGACGCTAGCGAACTTCCCAGTGCAACAAGGTCCAATCAGGGATTCGTCATCAACCAGGGTTTCACCATCGATGTCGTTGACGAGATCGCCGACACCATCGACAGTTCTGACTTCG ATAGCTGCGAAGAATGGATGCAGTGTCGCAGTGAGAAGCTGGTGTCCTACCTGTCCCGTCTGGATGACCTTCCGAGTTGTCCCTGCCACTTCCCGACCAACAACGCCATCGTGGATCCTCAGCAAGGCCGGGAGTTCCATTGGATTCAACAAGACCCTGAGGCAGCCCGACTGGATATCTACAAGCCGACCGCCAGTAGCTGTATCCAATCGGTACGTTCCTACCGCAGTACGTCGCTAGCCTCACAGCAGTGCTGCTACGACGCCAATCAGAGGTTGATCACCAGAGGCCAAGGGGCTGGTACGCCTCAGCTCATCACGGCACAGATCTCCCGGGAGCTGCATTACAAGATCGACATCTTGCCCTGGATCATATGCAAAGGAGACTGGACCAAGTACAATCGGATCAGGCAGCCTAATAACGGCAGAGAATGCGAAGAGATTCCAGATTTGCAAACATTTCTTTCTCAGGTTGAAGAAGCGCGGGACTTCTGA